CCGGGAGCGCTCTTATTTCGGAAAAGATTCCCCCGGATTTCGCAGCGGTTGACGGATGAGCGAATCCGGCTGCTGGCGGATGTATTTCACGATTTGATCCGCAACAAGCGCCTTCTTTGGCGTGCCTATGTTCTAGGCTTGCTGCTGCAGCTTGTGGTGCTCGTTTCCTATTATGTCGTATCCCTTGCACTGAACGAGCGGATATCCATTCTGTTCTTTCTGATCTTTTTCCCGTTGATCGAGATCGTTTCGCTGATTCCAATCACCGTGAACGGCATGGGAATCCGGGAGTTGATGCTCGCCGTTTTTCTGCAATATGCGGGGGTAGGTCCTTCCTATGCCATTGGTTTTTCGATTCTTCTGCGACTCATCCTGGTGGTGCTGGCTCTTGCGGGAGGCCTGCTGCTGCTGGTGAGGCCGGGAACGGTTGGAAATCGGTCGGAGAATGTGCCCAAATGAAAAAAACCCATGTGTCGGTTACAGCGGCATCCAGTGCGATCGATCGGTACCGTTCGGTGATCGTTGGAAATTTATCCACAGGGTATCTGATCCGATATGAAGGCTCGATGTTGTTGTCCGCAATACCTGGGGCTGCCGGAATATTCCTTCGCTCCAGGATCTGGCCCCGGCTTTTCGGCAGTTGCGGAAAAGGCTGCCTGTTCGGGAGCCATGTGATCCTGCGCCATCCGCACCGTATCCATATCGGAGACCGTGTGGTGGTCAGCGACGGATGCATATTGGACGCACGCAACGACGAGACGGATGAAGTGATGGTTATCGGAAATGACGTGATGCTGTCGAACGATGTCGGGATCCATTGCAAGGGGGGGAAGGTTTGGATTGGAGACAGTACCGGCATCAATGTTCAGACCGTCATTCAATCCGTGGACGGGAATCCCGTTCGAATCGGAAGAGACGTCATCATCGGCCCGCGCTGTTATATCGTCGGTGGGGGCAGCTACCGAATGGATCGTCTGGATCTGCCGATGCGCCTTCAGGGAATCCGGCCGGACGGGGGGCTCGTCATCGAAGACGATGTGTGGCTTGGTGCCAATGTAACGGTGATGGGCGGTGTTGTCGTTCATACGGGCAGTGTTGTTGCGGCCCATGCCGTCGTGACGCATTCGGTGCCGCAACGGGCAATCTGCATGGGGATCCCGGCCCGAGTTGTCCAGATTCGGGGGCAAGGGGATGCCGTTCATAACACTTGATGGCCTCGCAAAAAGTCAGCAGCTCCTTATTGACCCGCAGGAGGGCGGATGAATTTTGCTCAGCAGCGGAAAAACTCAGCAGCCCGATCTCGTAGGATCGGGCGGGGTGCCAAAATGAAAACGAAGGTTTTCTGAAAGACAACATACTGTTTTTCAGTCGAAAATGGATAAAGCGCGTCCGCCCGATCCTACGATCTCCGGCTGCTTCAAACACGTTTCCGCTGCTTCGCAAAACACCACCCGCCCACCTGCTGGAAGTCCGGCATTGGAAGAAAATCGGTGGGTGGCGACTTTTTGCGGGTCCATTCCACTGGATGAGCTTTACGAAAGCATGCTTCGACAAAACCACATGAAAAAAGGCCTTCTCCTTTGGGTAGGGATATGGCTCCTCGCCCTGATGCTTGCGGCTGAGATATCGGCACGGGATACGGCAGCATCCCTGCCCCATGCCCGCGTGGTGTGGCTGCAGGACATCGATGACGGAAAGGATGTTTTTGCCAGAGGGGATC
This portion of the Desulfatirhabdium butyrativorans DSM 18734 genome encodes:
- a CDS encoding acyltransferase, with protein sequence MKKTHVSVTAASSAIDRYRSVIVGNLSTGYLIRYEGSMLLSAIPGAAGIFLRSRIWPRLFGSCGKGCLFGSHVILRHPHRIHIGDRVVVSDGCILDARNDETDEVMVIGNDVMLSNDVGIHCKGGKVWIGDSTGINVQTVIQSVDGNPVRIGRDVIIGPRCYIVGGGSYRMDRLDLPMRLQGIRPDGGLVIEDDVWLGANVTVMGGVVVHTGSVVAAHAVVTHSVPQRAICMGIPARVVQIRGQGDAVHNT